The genomic stretch ACACCTTGATGCCACCATTGCTGTTCACAGCCTTCGTGTTTTGGCTCGTATCAAGGAGTGTTTCAAGTGACCGGTTTTTCCTGTTTCGGACCCTGCCTGCCTCCTTTAGTAGCTCAGCCAGCCTCTTCTTCTCATCTTCGACATCTGGATTTGCTGTCCCGAGCTTTTCCTCCCTCATTCCCACAATAAATTCAAGAATCTCTATCGCATCATCCAATCTGTGTGAAACCAGCAAGTTTTAAGACATTGGAGATGAAAACTAAACATAAGAAACTTCTTTCTGATAAAACTGTGTCATGATCAATTCAACCAACCTTAGCAAACCATTTAACAATTAAAGTTTCTAGCTTATCATGACTTCATTTGAGGAGTACTGTGATACAGTGTGACTACTGACTAGTATGTATGAGCATAAATGAAAGCAAAAAACAGAAGTAAAATCCACTGCGTATCACAGCTAATGAATCAAGCCATAGACAATCACTATTGCTTGAAAACATGCTTTATCCAAACGAAACAAAAATAAGCTTTAATAAAATTACGATTCTTGAACATATATTATTAGCAGTGAGCTGAGTATATTACCTTCCAACTGCATCATAGGTTCCAGCAAGGTTACTGTAAACTCCAAGTGTATCTGGATGGTATGGTCCGTATTCTTGCTCTAGAATGCTCCTTGCTTCTTCAAACAATTGAACAGCCTCGTTGATTGCATAACGCTGCACACAAGCTAAGCCCATCTGGTTCAGTGCAATGCCAAAGAAAGCTGATTTCTTCTCTCCACTAGCACGAAGCTTTGTTGTTGCGCTTTTAAAGGAGGAGTAAGATTCAGAGTAGTTTCCCAACATATAGTACAAAACTCCCATCTGAGCTTCAATGCCAGCAATAGTGTTCTGCTGACCCGGAGCATCGTTATACATCTTTAGAGCCTTCTTTAGCAACTTCAGTGCCTGCTCAGGCTCCTCCATGGACTCATAAATGGCGGAGATATCAGTCAGGCCACTAGCAATTTCCTCAGGAGCAATCCCAGGGATGGGCTTTTCATAGATCCGGAGGGCATTCTCACAGTAGGATCTCGAGTCCCTAAACTTCCCCGTCTTGTTATACAAGTCAGCTAGACGAACAAAAACAGACGCAACAGCTGGATGGTTCTCCCCTTTGGAAGTCTTGAGAGACGTAAGTGCTTTCTGATAAGCAAAAATTGCCTCATCATATCTGTTTAGAGAGAGATAGGTATCCCCGATGCTACAATCAACAGAAGCCACTTCTGATTCCTGCCCATTAGCTACCATTGCCATGCTTGCCAAAACAAGATGCTCAAGAGCAGCTTCATGATCTCCCTTTGATTCACAGATCATACCCATCAGTCTCCTATCTGCTGCCTCCTCAAGAGAAGCAGGCACTCCGTTCTCTTTATGTATGTCTAGAGCCTTTTGGCAAAGCTTTTGAGCTTCATCAAATTGCATTGCTTGGATGTGAGCTTCAGCTAAATACCTACAAGTCTCACCAACTCTAGGATCATTCTCTCCAAGCACTTCTTTTTGAACTTCCAAACCAGTCGTGTAACACGAAATTGAATTCTCAAGCTGGCCCAACATAGCATAAGTATCTCCCAACTGCATATAACCAGCAAATTTAGCAAGGGCATGATCTTGCCCTTCCTCAACCACGGGAATCTCAATCGAATGCTCCAATGCTGGAATAGCATCTTCATACTGGCCCAAGCTACACTGTATGGCAGCAGTTACATGTAAACACATGGCCACATCCAAACTTGGCTTCCCATCAGCACATTTCTCAAATGACTTAGCAGCCCGCTGAGCTAGATCAAGAGCCCTCCGAGCATTATCCCCAGACAACATCAAATCCCTAGCTTGCTTCAATAGAAACGGCCCAAGATCAGGATTTTCCAATCCTGCCTCAGATTGATCCTCGTTTCCATTTTGCAGCTTCACACTCCCAGCAGCTGAGTTCCTCTGTTTCTTCAACAAACCACCCGGAGACGTTTTCTTAGAACTCTTCTCACTGCGCCTATCAATAGGGGGTTTTGCAGGACTTTTGCTCTTTGGACTTAAACTTGATATTCCAGAAATTTTAGATTCTAACTGCAAATGAGAAGCTTTCTTCGACTGTGCAGTCGGGGTGATAGCGTCCACAGATTGAGAACTCTCCGCTGAACTATCTTTCTTCAAACCAGAATCACCATTATCCGGCCTCTGCAACACTTCATCCTCTTCAATTATCTCCACCTCCCTCATCTCTCCTCCCACAAGATGCCTCAACTCAGAATCAATACGTGACTCATCGCCATCGGATCCAAAACTATGCCTTGATGGTGATTGATCAGAACTCTGCATCTCACACACATTCTCATAGAGCTGGTCAATGGAGGTCTCAGCCCCCTCTTCGGCCTTTTCCCCGCCATCCCCATTTTGTGGAGCTTCTGGGGCCAGGCCAGCAGCTGGAGAGTTATTCACCGCTGAATTTTCCTTACAACCATTAGAATCTCCATCCTCATTCACTACCCCATGATTCACATCCTCATGAATCCCATCCATCACAATTCCAGGCattatgagaaaaaaaattaatatataaataaagaatGATCTCTTTAAACACAATCAGTCACCTCCTGCAAAATTCAAACAGCCCAAGAACCTAGTTCAGATGCAAGAACTCAAGATTCTCAACAGCCACAAAACACAATCATcatcaaattgaaaaaaaaatagattgaaAAGCATGAATTCACAACACATGTAGAATTAACATGCTCAGCAGCACATTTCCAACAGATCTTAGCTGATCAGCTCAAGCTCCAAAATCAGAAATGAAGAACCCATTAACGA from Salvia splendens isolate huo1 chromosome 4, SspV2, whole genome shotgun sequence encodes the following:
- the LOC121797943 gene encoding protein KINESIN LIGHT CHAIN-RELATED 3-like, whose protein sequence is MPGIVMDGIHEDVNHGVVNEDGDSNGCKENSAVNNSPAAGLAPEAPQNGDGGEKAEEGAETSIDQLYENVCEMQSSDQSPSRHSFGSDGDESRIDSELRHLVGGEMREVEIIEEDEVLQRPDNGDSGLKKDSSAESSQSVDAITPTAQSKKASHLQLESKISGISSLSPKSKSPAKPPIDRRSEKSSKKTSPGGLLKKQRNSAAGSVKLQNGNEDQSEAGLENPDLGPFLLKQARDLMLSGDNARRALDLAQRAAKSFEKCADGKPSLDVAMCLHVTAAIQCSLGQYEDAIPALEHSIEIPVVEEGQDHALAKFAGYMQLGDTYAMLGQLENSISCYTTGLEVQKEVLGENDPRVGETCRYLAEAHIQAMQFDEAQKLCQKALDIHKENGVPASLEEAADRRLMGMICESKGDHEAALEHLVLASMAMVANGQESEVASVDCSIGDTYLSLNRYDEAIFAYQKALTSLKTSKGENHPAVASVFVRLADLYNKTGKFRDSRSYCENALRIYEKPIPGIAPEEIASGLTDISAIYESMEEPEQALKLLKKALKMYNDAPGQQNTIAGIEAQMGVLYYMLGNYSESYSSFKSATTKLRASGEKKSAFFGIALNQMGLACVQRYAINEAVQLFEEARSILEQEYGPYHPDTLGVYSNLAGTYDAVGRLDDAIEILEFIVGMREEKLGTANPDVEDEKKRLAELLKEAGRVRNRKNRSLETLLDTSQNTKAVNSNGGIKV